One Colias croceus chromosome 7, ilColCroc2.1 genomic window carries:
- the LOC123693190 gene encoding uncharacterized protein LOC123693190: MASGDNAECRSRPLSPEMQEIDTCNFHTQSNVTEGVIPEATITYDSRANNECLNEVHNENNLKERIKQCRNIIESLKLELNQEKSRLEKDIKASHDGQEIKTNSDTTSYLDVPCSPDFYTTSVEDKLTCDENLIQYEKQLQRYQNTLNMAQIEKKNAIRKHMIAKAYKLKLLEVENQCNIELLRVKQSLQCLEPLQMIASKWKSNVDDFSYDLNNFELIPAMYPELNALSGSDVSSSVDDAEIKNKSPNSLNESVLSDL; this comes from the coding sequence atggCCTCCGGTGACAACGCGGAATGTCGGTCAAGACCTCTTTCTCCAGAAATGCAAGAAATAGACACTTGTAATTTTCATACCCAAAGCAATGTTACGGAAGGTGTTATTCCAGAAGCAACAATAACATATGATTCAAGGGCAAACAATGAGTGCTTAAATGAAGttcataatgaaaataatttaaaagaaaggaTTAAGCAATGTAGAAATATAAtagaatcattaaaattagaaCTTAATCAAGAAAAGAGCCGTTTGGAAAAAGATATTAAAGCTTCACATGATGGACAGGAAATTAAGACCAACTCTGACACAACAAGCTATCTAGATGTTCCTTGCTCTCCAGATTTTTATACTACTAGTGTGGAGGATAAATTAACTTGTGACGAAAATCTGATACAATATGAAAAGCAATTACAAAGATatcaaaatacattaaatatggcccaaattgaaaagaaaaatgcAATTAGAAAGCACATGATAGCAAAAGCTTATAAACTCAAACTGCTTGAAGTTGAAAATCAATGTAATATAGAACTTTTACGCGTCAAACAAAGCTTACAATGTCTGGAACCATTACAAATGATTGCCAGTAAGTGGAAATCCAACGTCGATGATTTCTCTtacgatttaaataattttgagcTTATACCCGCGATGTATCCAGAATTAAACGCACTTTCAGGAAGCGATGTTTCTTCGTCTGTAGATGATgcagaaataaaaaacaaatcacCCAACAGTCTAAATGAATCCGTCTTATCAGATTTGTAA